The nucleotide sequence AGGCGGAGGCATCCCCAGAACGGTACATCGGTTCTGCGCATCAGCGGGAAGTAGCAGCATGCAAATAATTTCATCGCCATTGGAAATGCGTGCTGCCTGTAAGGCTTATCAACGCGGCAATGCGCAACAAACGATTGGCCTGGTGCCGACCATGGGAGCGTTGCACGAGGGACATCTCTCATTAGTGCGTGCTTCACGGCAGCGCTGCGATCGCACTGTTGTCAGCATCTTCGTCAATCCGCTTCAGTTTGGACCTACAGAAGATTTGGCACGCTATCCACGCACGTTTCAACAAGACTGCGCGTTGTTGGAAGAAGAAGGAGTTGATCTCCTCTTCGCACCTTCTCCCGAGGAGATGTATCCGGCAGGAACAGAAACTATTGTGGACGTCCCTGTGACGGGCGCGCGGCTGGATGGGGCATCTCGACCAGGACACTTCCGTGGCGTTGCCACGGTAGTTGCGAAGCTCTTCAACATTGTTCAGCCGGACGCTGCTTTCTTTGGAGAGAAGGATGCTGCGCAGGTTGCGGTGCTTCGTAAAATGGTTCTCGATCTGAATTTTGATTTGAGTCTGGTTGTGTGTCCAACGGTTCGCGAAGCAAGCAGGTTAGCCATGAGTTCCCGGAACCGTTACCTAAGCGAAAAGGAACGAGTCGAAGCGGATGCTCTCTCTCGCTCACTCCGCACAGTGGAGAGTCTGGTGCTGCAAGGCGAGCGTGGCACTCAGGTGCTACGTGAAGCTCTGCAAAGGGAACTCGCACATTCGGATCTATTGAAAGTCGACTATGCAGAACTCGTCGATCCACTCACGCTTGAGACGCTGGAAGCGGTTGAGTTACCTACTGAGACCCTCGTCGCAGTAGCGGCGTGGATCGGTTCAACGCGATTGATTGACAACTGCACGTTGCGAATTGATGGTGCAGGCTTATGAAGATCATTCTTGGAGTGTGCGGAGGTATTGCAGCTTACAAAGCCGCTGAACTCCTCCGCGAGTTTCAACGTCGCGGCGCGATAGTTCAAGTCGTAATGACAGCAAATGCTGAACGGTTCGTCACACCGTTAACATTTGCGGCGTTGAGCGGCTCCCAGGTGATGACGTCGCTGTGGCAGCCTGTTTCAACGGACAGTGAGCAGAGTTTTGACATCGAACACATTCAGGTGACGCAAGACGCAGACGTACTGGTTGTGGCTCCTGCTACGGCTAACATGCTCGCCAAGATGGCTCATGGATTTGCTGATGACGTCTTGTCTGCAACCGCTTTGGCCGCGACCATTCCAATTGTGGTCGCACCTGCGATGAACCTTCATATGTGGGAGCATCCGGCGACGCAGGAAAATCTGGAGATACTGCGACAGCGTGGCGTCCGGGTTGTTTCTCCCGAGAGTGGCGAACTCGCATGTGGAATGGTGGGTGCAGGGCGACTCGCCGATCCAAGTGTGATTGCAGATCACGTCTTCGCCACGGCGAAGCACGCTCAGGATCTTGTTGGCGAAACGATCCTCATCACTGCTGGAGGAACACGTGAGCCCATCGATCCTGTCCGATTCATTGGCAATCGTTCCAGCGGGAAGATGGGAGTGGCACTTGTTGAAGCCGCGTTAGAGCGTGGTGCAAAGGTGATTCTTGTCGGTGCATCGCTGGCTGTGCCAGCACCGGCGCAGTGTGAATCGATCCGTGTGACTACAGCAGGAGAGATGGAGACCGTTGTGCTCGAGCGTCTCCCTGAGGCGTCCATGGTCATCATGGCTGCTGCAGTTTCGGATTATCGATTGATGCACCCAGCGTCGGAGAAACTCAAAAAGAAAAGCTCATTGACACTGGAGTTGGAACCGACTCGGGATATTCTTCGTCAGGTCGCAGAGCAGCGGCGTGCGGGCACAATCGTCATTGGGTTTGCGGCTGAGACTGAGAATGTTTTGGAAGAGGGAAGACGCAAGCTTCGCGCAAAAGGCGTTGATCTGATTGTTGCGAACGATGTTTCTCGCGCAGGCAGTGGCTTTGAAGCTGACATGAACGAAGGCATTCTCATCTCTCACGATGAAGAACAAGTGATGCCGCGCAGTTCGAAGCGAGAGTTGGCAGATCGAATCTTAACCTGGGCTCGATCCGCTATTCGCGCTCG is from Terriglobus sp. TAA 43 and encodes:
- the panC gene encoding pantoate--beta-alanine ligase — protein: MQIISSPLEMRAACKAYQRGNAQQTIGLVPTMGALHEGHLSLVRASRQRCDRTVVSIFVNPLQFGPTEDLARYPRTFQQDCALLEEEGVDLLFAPSPEEMYPAGTETIVDVPVTGARLDGASRPGHFRGVATVVAKLFNIVQPDAAFFGEKDAAQVAVLRKMVLDLNFDLSLVVCPTVREASRLAMSSRNRYLSEKERVEADALSRSLRTVESLVLQGERGTQVLREALQRELAHSDLLKVDYAELVDPLTLETLEAVELPTETLVAVAAWIGSTRLIDNCTLRIDGAGL
- the coaBC gene encoding bifunctional phosphopantothenoylcysteine decarboxylase/phosphopantothenate--cysteine ligase CoaBC; the encoded protein is MKIILGVCGGIAAYKAAELLREFQRRGAIVQVVMTANAERFVTPLTFAALSGSQVMTSLWQPVSTDSEQSFDIEHIQVTQDADVLVVAPATANMLAKMAHGFADDVLSATALAATIPIVVAPAMNLHMWEHPATQENLEILRQRGVRVVSPESGELACGMVGAGRLADPSVIADHVFATAKHAQDLVGETILITAGGTREPIDPVRFIGNRSSGKMGVALVEAALERGAKVILVGASLAVPAPAQCESIRVTTAGEMETVVLERLPEASMVIMAAAVSDYRLMHPASEKLKKKSSLTLELEPTRDILRQVAEQRRAGTIVIGFAAETENVLEEGRRKLRAKGVDLIVANDVSRAGSGFEADMNEGILISHDEEQVMPRSSKRELADRILTWARSAIRARER